Part of the Fusarium verticillioides 7600 chromosome 10, whole genome shotgun sequence genome is shown below.
ATTTCATCCAGCCCATCGCCATTATCATGATTGAAGGCTATCGCGAACGAAACAAGCTCACGCCTCTTGGACTGTAAGAACTCTTCCTTTGGGTAAGCAAAGTGAAGACTGATCGTGTCCAGACCTTCCTTGTGGCTCATGCTCTTTCAACACGCCGGAATTGGAGGCGCCATGCCTTTCTACTATCTCATTTATACCCTGATATCAGACGCCGAATCTTACTGGTGGCCTCTGAGAAGATTCGTTCCTCTACATCACGCCAGCTATATTTTATCTGCGTACGTGATGTCAGAAGCAACTCACGTCGGTCTTGTTTTGTCAACAATGTATCTCCCCAAGTGGATGCAGGCCGCCAAGTCATTTTGGCCCTTACTGGTTCCCGTATTGGTCGGAATGTTGGGATCTTTCTATGACCATAAAACTGCACGAAATCTGAATACAACACTAAGAGTCGAACTAAAGATTCTAATTAGAGTATACTTGGCTGCTGGACTTTTCGGTACTTTGTATCATTGGTTTGCCATTATGCAAGCCGTTCGCAACGTTGACCTCGACATAATACTCAACTTCAGCCGGCCGATTATACTCGAGGAGTCACTCCATATTCTAGTGGGCCAGCAGGGCGGACTACTTGCATACTTCCTAGCGTCGTATGTGTGGACAGTTCAAGCTATCTGGGATTTGAACAGAGTTGGACGAGCCAACACGAACCTGTTCACCACATCACTCTGGATCATGCTTGCGTTTGTGACTTTTGGACCCAGTGCTAGCGTTGCTGGTGTCTGGTATATATGAGAACATGTTATGTCACGGACAATCTTTCAGCGAAAAGAAGGGAAACAAGGTGTCAAAATCAATTTCATGACGGCGGCGCCgtcaagattgagactgGGCCGCCTGTTAACAACTTCTGATTGAGGCGCTATCTGATAAGATAGCGATGTTCGATAAGATGACTTCTTATCGCACGTGCTCGCAAGCTGATGGCGTCTTTTGATCGAACTGTCCATCGAAGATAACGATAGAGCCGCAGCCGGTATATCAGTTCGCAATGATGATCTCGGGATAAAAACAAGCTCAATTTCTCTCAATTACAGGATATGGAGGAGCACGCGCGCCAGCCTAGCCCCAAGCCGGTGCAGCCTGTATCTCGCAAACGCGTCGCGCCGGTAATCTCCGTGCTAACCCTATGCCTCTTTGTCAACCTGTCAATGAGCCTCTATCAACTCCCCTCTAATCGATTGATCGAGAGACGTCTTTGCGTAGACTACTACGTCAAGAATGATCCGTCGAAAATCCAGCCTGGTGGcagcgttgatgagaaggtctGCAAGATTCGCGAGATAGAGAAAGACCTGGGTCGGATTCAGGGCGCGATGGAGACGCTTTGGGTGGCCGGAGGTAAGCCATCCATGTACTCGATAGCATGTAACCTGCTAATGCGATGAAgacttcatcatgactaTACCCCTCAGCTTTCTAGCTGAGAAATGGGGCCGCCGGGCAATTCTCAGACTCAACCTTGTTTCGCGTTCTTTCATGTTGCTATGGGCTATCATAGTCGGCTCTTTTGACACCCTACTCCCAACTAAGGCCATCGTGGTCGGCCCCGTGCTTTCAGTCCTTGGCGGAGATTGCGTCTTTAACTCTCTTACCTACGGCCTTGTCTCGAATTTAACCGACGACCATGTTCAAAGAGCAATTTACTTCGGATACATGAGCTCGGTGTCTTACGTCGTGGCCTTACTTGGGCCTGCACTAGCTTCATCTACCATGACCTTATCGCTATGGCTACCGTTCTGGCTCGGCATAGTCCTGCTCTCATTGGCTATCCCAACCATACAGATGCTCTCCACGCATGGAAATACCGACAAAGTAaccgatggcgatgatgagagccagCATGAACCTCTCCTCTCATCCCCTCGTATCAAAGCCCAATCCCATCATGAGCCGCTACTTCAGTCTGTCATTGACCGTCTTCATACAATCAaaaccatcatcgtcagccaCCCAAAGAACTTCAGCTTGTTGCTATTCAGCTTCATGCTTACATCTCTTGCAAGCTCAGACACAaagcttcttgttcagtATATATCTGCACGTTACGAGTGGACATTTGCTTCCGCTGGGTACCTCTTATCTGGGAAAGCAATCGTCAACTTCTCGTTACTCACCATCGTTATTCCCAGGCTTTTGCGATCTGCACGTCAGGTGCGACATGAAGACATGGTTGAGGAAGCGGATAAGTCAAATATTCGGAACGCTATGTACTGTCTTATCGCATCTGTGTTTGGCGCCTTGGGCATTGCCCTTGCCAGCGGTATTTGGATGTTAATCCCCTCCATGTTTGTCTACGCCCTTGGCTCTGCCCTCCCTATATTCACCTTATCCCTTCTCAAATCTCCAGTCATATCGCCGCCTCATTCTTCCGACTCTTCCGATCCTGAACCTCACATCTTCTCCATTGTCATGCTGGTAAAGACGGTTGGTTCGCTTTTAGGGGTGCCTTTGATGGCAGCGCTCTGGGTCCGTGGTCTTGGGATTGGCGGAATGGCTCTCGGTATGCCGTTCTTCGTCAGCCAGGCATGTTATGCTGTGGCCATTTGGGTTTTTGTAAACATAGAAGTAGACCGTGATGTATTAGCTGCTACCGAGCGGAGGAGATGCAGCCGAGACTAGAGCTCAGAGATTGTCAGCTCTCAGTTCATTGCCAATCAAGACATGTTCGCGATCTCCTAGTCATGTCGAAATGCTTTGAAACCCCAACAAGAATGGCCGGGTAAGGCCGGCATGTTGGTATGAGGAACAGCCATGCCATCATGGTTGCATTTCACAACATTGAAGGATATGAATTGCTGCCTCAGGTTATTTCTGGATGAAAGGGCTCATGAAGTTGCAGGGTTCAGTATGTTTCTGGAGATGATATTCGTGGTGGCCCTGGGCTTCCTGAGACATGCAGTCATCCACCAATATCACCGCAGCCGCCCTCAGTAATCATGACTCGCACTAGGGTCTTGCCTCAAATACTACGTAGATCATTCGAATGTCCGAAAATAGATGGAGACATAGAAGAGCATCTTGCGGAATCCGCGTATAGAAGTTGGCCGCCATACAATAGTTATTCAGCGTGACGCTCATTTGAATCAGCCAGCAAAACAACTGGAACATCACTTAAAGCTGCTGCAATTCAATGATCTTAAAATAGACTGAAAAGAAGCTTTTTACCGCAATTATAAGCATAACAAGCTCGCCAAGTAGAGCTCGGCGAAGAACGCCAGACGTAAGATGGCGCGGTTAAGCTTAACCCTAGTCAGGGGCCGCTGTTTCAGCATCGGGGATTTCTTAAAAAACCGACCAGTGATCGACGTGTCGTCTCATTTACGTGCAGGGGCCCTTCACAAAACATTTCCTTCTGATAGGCGGCAATATTCATGTTTGAAACGAGCCGCATGGGCTGTATCAATTAAGAATTTTGCCATGTCAAACGGTGGGTTGTTTCAGTCAAAATGATCCACCTATCTTCAGAACGACAAGGCGAGTTCGGGAATGTGGGCAATCTGATGAGCGAGAACTTGGCTTCCGGGACAATCTGGGGTGTATGTCACTGAACTAACGAATGATTCCTGGCAAGTGACAAAGCTATAAGATTCCAAGACATCTCCTCCACTGAACcctctttttgttttgtgtctcatcatcactttctTTGCATTTTATTTCACTCTTTCGACAAGCTGTGCTTGGACATTCTTTATTTGTCTTAACCATTCATAAAGTATTCACTGGTTTGATACCATTTCCTGTCTTTTCGCTCATCTTTCGTCACATACCAAGCACTCTTTCCTACCAATCATCAAAATGCAGTACCGTGTGATCATGGCGGTCACTCTGGCCATTGGTGCCTATGCCGCTCCCGCTCCCCTCATCACTGGTGCCCCATCTCTCTCTCGTCGTCAGGATAGCGAGGGTGGTTCTGGTGGTTCTGGTGGAAGCAGTGTTCTCGACGCTCCCATGACCATCGCTGCCGGCGAATCATTCGACGGTGGCAATGCTATCTTCGACCGTGGTGTTTCTTGCACAGGTCAGGAGGAGGGCGGCGACTCTGAtgccgtcttcatcctcgagaagGGCGCCACTCTTTCCAACGTCCGCATTGGTAAGTTCAATTAGTCATTTTCACTCCTCGCCAGTCCTAACTGTTCAGGTCCCAACCAGATCGAGGGTGTTCACTGCAACGGTGGCTGCACTCTTAACAACGTCGTATGGGACGCCGTCTGCGAGGATGCTTTCTCTATTAAGAAGCaggaagatggtgagacCACTACCATCAACGGTGGCGGCGCTACCGGCGCCGAGGACAAGGTCATCCAGCACAACGGTGGAGGtaccgtcatcatcaaggactTTGTGGTCTCCCACTTTGGCAAGCTCTACCGCAGCTGCGGTAACTGCAAGGAGATGCCCGCTCGCCACGTCGAGATCTCTGGTGGTTCTGCCAGCGATGGAAAGATCCTTGTCGGCATCAACCCTAACATGGGCGACACCGCAAAGATCTCCGGCATCCAACTCACCGACGTTCCCAAGGAGTGTATCACTTTCGAGGGTGTCACAGACGGCAGTGAGCCCAAGGAGGTTGGCACTTGCGACGGCTCAGGCTCCGGTtctggctcaggctcaggctcaggctcaggctctggAGAATCTACTGAGGCCCCTGCTACCCCTACTACTCCTGCTGAAGGCTCTGAGACCCCTGCCGCATCTGAGGTTGCTGACCCTGTTGAGACCTCTACTGATGGCTCTCAGGGTGACGACCAATCTGGCGACAACgatgattctgatgatgacaacaagGATGAGCAGTCCGACAACGACAACCAGGACCAAGACTCTGAGTCTGAGAACCAGCAGAcccagccttctcagcccaacttcaactttGGAAGTGGTGGCTTCGGTGGTTTCTAAGCGAACCGTATAATTTGGTTGAAGATACCGTGCAATCTACCCAAATAGGTCAGATGTACTTGAAGGCATCAATCACAGTTAAAACTTGTGTTCTTGTATCTATATAGTTAATACTTATGGGGTTGAGACAATGATTGAGGCGCTACCATTGCTTTACTCTCCTATGCGACAATGACACCAATGTTCCTGGTCACTCACGCTCGTCAATGCGGTTCCTAATCTAATACTACCAACAACGCATACCTGAAAACATTTACTTGATAGAACAGAAACACTCAGCAGTGAAGCAACGCCAGAACCTAAGGCAGCGTGAGCTATTCCAAACGCAGTAGTCGCCGGAAACACGATGCCAAGCAAGAAACGCGTAAGACCTAACCTCATTCGTAGCGAAAACAGGATGAGAATCCGCGGTTCGTATCCGTTAACTATGCGAGACTTGCATGACTGTCAAAATGTTACAGCTGTCAGTCGACCGGGAATCCAGGcctgaggctgagcttgGAACTGTAACAACTCGTGTCTTATTGACTGCCAATAGGTCAACAGCGGATCACCGCGCCGCTTCTGAAGGGTTTGATCCTCTCTTTGGTGGCATGCTGTTCCCTTGGCGGCAGGTCTTTGGTGACGTATTCAccaaccttcttcatctgttcCTGGGCATATCAAGCATGCTCACACCATCTTGATCAAAACTGTTCAAAAGTCAACAACATTTCGACCACAATGACTTTTCATCAATACTTTGAAGCATTATATGCCCAGATTTGTATGTCTTGGTAAGCACGTGATATAAGCAAATCTGGGCCGTAATTTGGATACTCACGATGCTATTGGGTCAACATAGCCCCGAAGGATTCAGTTCAAGCGGCGGGTAATAGCCTCGCTCATTTCGCTAGCTCAACTGCgccttttgcttggctcACGCTGCCTAGCGCGAACCAATTTTTGTCTGATGATAAAAACAACCTTCGCGTCAGCCCAATTGTTAAATCTGCAGTGACATTATCGATCATCTCCACACTCGTTTCTTATTTCCGTCTTAACACAATGGGTGCACTCCAGAAAGGTGCTGCTGGCCTTGTGCTGTTTTTGGCACAGGTTGCGCCTGTGCAGTCTATGAAGCTTGACAGCAAGGATGGCATCTTAGACGCGTCCAAGGGTCTTGCTGGGGATCTCATCAGTTTCTACAAAGGCAACGAGACCGGTCAAACCCCTGGTCTGCTTCCTGAAAGAACTATGGGAACAGATGGTTATTATTGGTACCAGTCGGGTGCTTTCATGGGGTCTTATGTCGACTATTGGCAGTTGACAGGCGACAAGACCTACAACACGCTCGTTACGGAGGGTATCCAATGGCAGGTTGGCAAAGGAAAGGATTTCATGCCAGCTAACAACACAGCGAGTATTGGTAACGATGATCAGTCCATTTGGGCATTTGCTGCCCTTACAGCCGCCGAATATGGCTATCCCGAACCCTCCGAGGGTCAACCTCAGTGGCTCGA
Proteins encoded:
- a CDS encoding pectate lyase, whose protein sequence is MQYRVIMAVTLAIGAYAAPAPLITGAPSLSRRQDSEGGSGGSGGSSVLDAPMTIAAGESFDGGNAIFDRGVSCTGQEEGGDSDAVFILEKGATLSNVRIGPNQIEGVHCNGGCTLNNVVWDAVCEDAFSIKKQEDGETTTINGGGATGAEDKVIQHNGGGTVIIKDFVVSHFGKLYRSCGNCKEMPARHVEISGGSASDGKILVGINPNMGDTAKISGIQLTDVPKECITFEGVTDGSEPKEVGTCDGSGSGSGSGSGSGSGSGESTEAPATPTTPAEGSETPAASEVADPVETSTDGSQGDDQSGDNDDSDDDNKDEQSDNDNQDQDSESENQQTQPSQPNFNFGSGGFGGF